TCACTAGAAGCCAATGATTTAAAACCAAAACAGATTCTCTAAAGATAAGGTTCATATACTCACTACATTATAACAACATATTCATACGTGTAGTTCAGATAGGCTATACGATAATATAACACTGTTATATCTCCATTATTGACCTCCTAATAATAGTGTCCATGAGCTTATTGTCTCAGAGGAATAAAGGAAATGGGTGTTGTGTTTTTACACGCTTAGAAAAAAAAGAGTTATATAGAATATAGAACCTTGTATGAAGCAAGcgatagaaccctttttgttccATCAGGATTGGTAGGCATTTATTCAGACTGACACACCGTTATGCAATATACTTACCAATAGTATCTGTCACCTTGTAGGCCAACGTACCGTTACCTACCAGACATTAATATTGATATGTCACCTTGTAGGCCAATGCACCGTTATCTACCAGATATTAATATTGATATGTCACCTTGTAGGCCAACGCACCGTTATCTACCAGATATTAATATTGATATGTCACCTTGTAGGCCAACGCACCGTTATCTACCAGATATTAATATTGATATGTCACCTTGTAGGCCAACGCACCGTTATCTACCAGATATTAATATTGATATGTCCCCTTGTAGGCCAACGCACCGTTACCTACCAGACATTAATACTGATATGTCACCTTGTAGGCCAACGCACCGTTATCTACCAAACATtaatactgtctctgtctcgttGTATCACAGCGGTTCAGAGAGGGAGGATGCTGCCTACTCAACCGTACCACGGTCAGTTCTCCATAACCAACGGAGACCCTCTCCAATGCCACTCCTACCTTTCTGGATACATCTCCCTGCTCATGCGAGCCGAGCCCTACCCCACATCCAGATACAGCACGCAGTGTATGCAGTCCAACAACCTCGTGGGGATCGAGAACATCTGTGAGCTGGCCGCCCGGATGCTGTTCTCGGCGGTGGAGTGGGCCCGAAACATCCCCTTCTTCCCCGACCTCCAGATCACCGACCAGGTCGCCCTGCTCCGGCTCACTTGGAGCGAGTTGTTCGTGCTGAACGCGGCCCAGTGCTCAATGCCGGTGCATGTGGCTCCTCTCCTGGCCGCGGCAGGGCTGCATGCCGCCCCCATGTCGGCGGAGAGAGTCGTGTCTTTCATGGACCATATCCGGATCTTCCAGGAGCAGGTGGAGAAGCTGAAGGTTCTGCATGTTGACTCAGCCGAGTACAGCTGCATTAAGGCTATAGTTCTCTTTACGTCAGGTAAACACACAACGCTATGCTTCACTGCTGTTTACTATGACTGGTATCAATACAAACCTAAACATAGACAAGCATCACCCTCATCGGCAACAGGAACAGCTGTAGTTGTGTTCCCCAAATCACCACAAATGAAATATATCAATTACCCCTCAAATTCAATTTTCAACCAATCCTATGAGTTGAATGCCGAATGTGAAAACGTAATAGGTCTACTATAAATACCTGCAATAACATTGAGGCAATTGGACTCAACAACGTTCGTGAATTATATAAATATATGATGATTTtatacatttgtttttacaataaTTAATTCAGCATGGTTATGATATAGGCCCCTGTGAATTATATGATATGATTAATAATATTATTGGCGTTTGATTTAATTCATTCGATTTATTTTCAAACGAATAATAATGATTATTATCAAAATATTTGACAGGCTATTTTTGTTAGGTGTATGACCTACAGACATGTAAATGATTCACCTATCATCAGCCACACAACTTAACCATTACCGACAGAAAATTAAATATTCCATAATAAAGAACACCTATATTTAATTTCGTTTTGCAGAATTTCTTAAATGCCATAATGTATTTAAACAACTAGGCCTGAGTCTAAAAAGCCTTATGGTGGCGAGATGAACAATTATTTTTTTATGTCCTATAAAAAAAGAAACCAAATCATGTATTTTGTCAACTCAAGTCGATGGATGCCTTGACTGTAAAACAAACAGTATTAGACTAGTCACCGCAGAGCCAGGCCGTGAGCAGTGTTCTGTGCACGTGTTGTAGAACTAGGACATAACCCTTTACTCACTCCTACTATTGTAGCGCTGCTACACTTAGAACAAAGGGTGATATCTAGAACCTAAacgggttcttcggctgtccccataggagaaccctttgaataacagtattttgttccaggtagaacctctttggttccaggtagaaccctttccacagagggttctacctggtacGTTATATAGGACTGTCATGTTATTATAGACCCGTTTAATTTAGCAGACAGGGCTGAACGTTATATAGGCCTGTTTGTCATGTTATTATTGACCCGTTTAATTTAGCAGACAGGGCTGAACGTTATATAGGCCTGTTTGTCATGTTATTATAGACCCGTTTAATTTAGCAGACAGGGCTGTACGTTATATAGGCCTGTTTGTCATGTTATTATTGACCCGTTTAATTTAGCAGACAGGGCTGTACGTTATATAGGCCTGTTTGTCATGTTATTATTGACCCGTTTAATTTAGCAGACAGGGCTGAACGTTATATAGGCCTGTTTGTCATGTTATTATAGACCCGTTTAATTTAGCAGACAGGGCTGAACGTTATATAGGCCTGTTTGTCATGTTATTTCGGACCCGTTTAATTTAGCAGACAGGGCTGAACGTTATATAGGCCTGTTTGTCATGTTATTATAGACCCGTTTAATTTAGCAGACAGGGCTGAACGTTATATAGGCCTGTTTGTCATGTTATTATTGACCCGTTTAATTTAGCAGACAGGGCTGAACGTTATATAGGCCTGTTTGTCATGTTATTATTGACCCGTTTAATTTAGCAGACAGGGCTGAACGTTATATAGGCCTGTTTGTCATGTTATTATTGACCCGTTTAATTTAGCAGACAGGGCTGAACGTTATATAGGCCTGTTTGTCATGTTATTATTGACCCGTTTAATTTAGCAGACAGGGCTGAACGTTATATAGGCCTGTTTGTCATGTTATTATTGACCCGTTTAATTTAGCAGACAGGGCTGAACGTTATATAGGCCTGTTTGTCATGTTATTATTGACCCGTTTAATTTAGCAGACAGGGCTGAACGTTATATAGGCCTGTTTGTGATGTTATTATTGACCCGTTTAATTTAGCAGACAGGGCTGAACGTTATATAGGCCTGTTTGTCATGTTATTATTGACCCGTTTAATTTAGCAGACAGGGCTGAACGTTATATAGGCCTGTTTGTCATGTTATTATTGACCCGTTTAATTTAGCAGACAGGGCTGAACGTTATATAGGCCTGTTTGTCATGTTATTATTGACCCGTTTAATTTAGCAGACAGGGCTGAACGTTATATAGGCCTGTTTGTCATGTTATTATAGACCCGTTTAATTTAGCAGACAGGGCTGTACGTTATATATGACTGTCATGTTATTATAGACCCGTTTAATTTAGCAGACAGGGCTGTACGTTATATATGACTGTCATGTTATTATAGACCCGTTTAATTTAACAGACAGGGCTGAACGTTATATAGGCCTGTTTGTCATGTTATTATTGACCCGTTTAATTTAGCAGACAGGGCTGAACGTTATATAGGCCTGTTTGTCATGTTATTATTGACCCGTTTAATTTAGCAGACAGGGCTGTACGTTATATAGGCCTGTTTGTCATGTTATTATTGACCCGTTTAATTTAGCAGACAGGGCTGAACGTTATATAGGCCTGTTTGTCATGTTATTATTGACCCGTTTAATTTAGCAGACAGGGCTGAACGTTATATAGGCCTGTTTGTCATGTTACTTCGGACCCGTTTCAATTCAAAGAGAGGGCCATGTTCTATTGATACACCCCTGTAGCGCCATTTTGAATTAAGCAAATACGGCATAATTAGCTTTGTCTTGTTTTTAAAGCAGTTAAATTTATTTCATAAATTGGAGTGGGCCTACATAGGCATACAACATACTGTAAACAATAGCCTATATTAATATTGATTTCGAAAAATTGCCGTAGGCGTTAAATGTCTATGCCATATTGGCTGGATTTACacaagcagcccaattctgatattttgctcAATTTTTGGTCAAAGAGCTGATTTGATTAATCAAAAGAGCAAAAACGAGAAcggaattgggctgcctgtgtaaactctgCCATTGTGTTATTTGTAATTAATTGATGATCTAATATTAGCCAATATTGCATTGTACACGAAGAAGATAAGCCTATATTATTGATAATGATTTCTGATTTTAATTCTCTGTTTTTATAGATGCGTGCGGTCTGTCAGACGTGACTCACGTGGACGATCTTCAGGAGAAGTCCCAGTGCGCCCTGGAAGAGTACATCAGGAGCCAGTACCCTAACCAACCGAACCGGTTTGGGAAGCTACTACTCCGTCTGCCCTCTCTACGCACCGTCTCCTCGTCCGTTATAGAACAGTTATTCTTCATCCGGTTGGTCGGAAAAAcaccaatagaaactctcattagGGATATGTTGCTTTCCGGAAGCAGTTTTAATTGGCCTTACATGTCGATGCAGTAGAATAAGAACATTCCAGAACACACCAGGAATGGAATCATAGAACTAGAATGTTCTATGGGTGGAACTGTCAGAGGAACAGGCAACATTCTAAAGCAGTGGTTCACAACCTTTATCTGTAACTGTACCAGCAACTAGATGTTACTCTGCCCGGAGTCCCCTGGAGTCCCCCCGGAGTCCCCTGGAGTCCCCCCGGAGTCCCCCCGGAGTCCCCTGGAGTACCCCTGGAGTCCCCCCCGGAGTAGCCCCAAAGTCCCCTGGAGTACCCCTGGAGTCTCCCTGGAGTACCCACTCAGGTGCATTTTACTAGcaggcctatggtctcatgagtcttctccaGTAACCCCTGAGgttaggccaagtacccccaggggtcctagtacccctggttgggaaccactgttctaaAGCATGAAAAGAGACTAATTAAATGACAGGGATCCTCCTCACAAATCATGATTTGGGAAACAAAATAGAGTATTTATTTGACCCTGTATGTATATTTATTGTGCATGTTAATGATTttgattttttacaaatgttttccATTTGACCCTGGATAAGAAAATGACAAGGGAATTGTTGTAGTTTTTTTCCAACTTTGTCTTTTTTCCATACATGTCTTTTTGTATAATGTGCTCCAAACATGGAACTAAAACATGAATAGTTTCCTTGAATATTTCAATAAACACAGTAGTCCAGGGGTACTCTAATACTATTAGAGATGATCTGAGCACACCGATGTCCTAGATGGCAAAGGTCTGGATGGATATTGTCATTCATCAGTGTAACAGACCCTCACAACCCAAACCGTTCAACTGTTCACAGCCCTTAGCAGTTGaaaagctcatttcctgcaattctacacatttcccATGTCTTATGTGTTCATATGATACCAGGACTCAAATCCCAACCCAATTAAatgtgaaaatgtaaaaaaacatgttCTGGGTCACGATCCCATGGTCCTTATTGACTCCGTTCTGGATGGTATAGTGTACCATATCGCCAGTTCATGTTACCACCATCCCCCTGACAGAACTATATTCATGTTACCACCATCCCCCTGACAGAACTATATTCATGTTACCACCATCCCCCTGACAGAACTATATTCATGTTACCACCATCCCCCTGACAGAACTATATTCATGTTACCACCACCCCCCTGACAGAACTATATTCATGTTACCACCATCCCCCTGACAGAACTATATTCATGTTACCACCATCCCCCTGACAGAACTATATTAATGTTACCACCATCCCCCTGACAGAACTATATTCATGTTACCACCATCCCCCTGACAGAACTATATTCATGTTACCACCATCCCACTGACAGATAGGTTACAGTTCAAATGAGTTAAGTCATCTTTGTAAGTATCAGGATATATCTGGTAACTTTCATGTGGTGATTGCCTGCGTTGCTACATCCTTAACAAATAAAGTCAATATGAAAAAGCAATTTTCACTCCTTAAGAAGATACACCTCTTAGGGTTTCCACATGGACAACTAAATACTGGGTCATTCATCAGATGTAATGAGCAGTGTGGTTGGGAATGACTTCCTCAGCCATATACTGCATCACTGCAGGGTATTGGTAACCTTCAATACTTTCAGTGGCTGTGCAAATGACTGCAGCTGATGTGCTTGTGTGAATGTTTTATTGATACAAATTATGTTTGTTGATTTTGAAACAACACTGATGTACTGTGGCAAAGTATTGCCATACCATATTAAATTATAAATCATGATTTATTAATAAAAGCTATTTCTCAttcaaatgtatgtgtgtgtgtgtgtgtgtgggtgtgtgtgtgtgtgtgtgtgtgtgttgtcgtggAATGTGATATTGGTGTGATCAGTAGTTGTTCCTTCCAACTTGTCGTTCTAAATCACAGTAATCTCTCTCTTAGACTGGCGCCATACTGGTGTCAACATCCACTGGAGTTTCTGCCATTTCACGTTACGATATTTCAGAAGCCAACCAACCATAAAGAGCTACTGTATTCAAAACGCAATCATGCAGTCAATGGGTCTTACAACATATATCGCTTTGGATAAAAATAGCCCAGATGTATTTTCATGACTGAAAAATACTAAATAATAATAGCTTCCTTTCAAATGTACAGACAGCTTACTAGTACTAGGTCTAACTTTGTTCACAAAACATTACTTAACCAGATGGAGGCTGACGAGTGGTGGAATTTTCTTGTTTTTGGCCTATTTGAAGGCTTATTGACAAATATTTCTCATGTACACCCTGTTTATTTCAACATCTACACTGAACTAGGTCTACATTTGGCCCAGGTTTATAGGCCTAACACGGTCTATTAAATATCTCCATTCTAAATCGTTGCGTTGCCAGGTAAACTCTAGTCAACAGGGCGTGAGAGCAGGCAGGCCGATTACGATTGGCTCCCGCAGGGTCGTCTATTAGCGCACGGACAGCAACCTAATGAGCGCCCCCTCAGAGCGGTATCACACGACGTTAAACCGGCAGGACCGCAATATAATAATACCTCAATATTTAGCCTACCACCATTCACAGGCCTATATGTAGTATATGTTATAGGTAGGCGAAAGCTTTCTGTTTGGGCATACCATTGACAGTCTTCCACCACTATTTGAACAAACGTTCAGCTTCTGAAGGTCTACATAATATAATATTGATTTATAAATGACAATATACTTTTAATTGTTCGTTTAAAAGTCTACTATTTGACCTGGCCTACATCTATGTTATAATCGCCTATGCACTAATCAGATATTGTAAGCCTAAAAACATTAAATTAGTCCCAACattgaattattattttatttgtatttaacctttatttaactaggcaagtcagttaaaaacaaattcttatttacaatgatggcctaccacctcctgcggggacgggggctgggattaaaaataagaataaataacataaatacaggacaaaacacacatcaacacaagAGAGACAACGCAATACTACataagagacctaagacaacaacataacaaggcagcagcacaacatggtagcagcacaaaacatggtacaatcATTATtaagcacagacaacagcacaaaggacaagaaggtagagacaacaatacaacacacaaagcagccacaactgtcagtaagagtttccatgattgagtctttgaatgaagagattgagataaaactgtccagtttgagtgtttgttgcagctcgttctagtcactagctgcagcgaactgaataGACGAGTGACCCAGGGGTgtttgtgctttggggacctttaacagaatgtgactggcagaacgggggttgtatgtggaggatgagggctgcagtagatatctcagatagggtgGAGTGAGGTCTAAgggggttttataaataagcatcaaccagtgggtcttccGACGGGTATTCAGAGATGACccgtttacagaggagtatagagtgcagtgatgtgtcctataaggagcattcgtggcaaatctgatggccggatggtaaagaacatctagccgctcgagagcacccttattTGCCAATCTGTAAAtgacgtctccgtaatctagcatgggtaggatggtcatctgaatcacggttagtttggcagctggggtgaaagaggagcgattacggtagaggaaaccaagtctaaaTTTAAGGAAAATATTACCTCAAAGATAAttcatttattgatttatttattttaatgaacAGGCCTATTCACCCTTGTAGGCCTATCTAATGTTTGTGTTTAGAGTTTTAAATAGAAAGAATAATAATTATACTCATTAGTCCGAGGCTACTGTCATGCTGCCATTTTAGTAATGCACTAAACTTTAGACAGACCACACATGAGATGCCTTAAAAAGCAGCAAGAGCAAAGACCTTGTAAAATAAATAGCCTTATTAACTTGAGACACTTTATTTGCCCAATAACATAGGGAATTTTACGCTTTTATATATGAGGCTAACTATAGGTTACCGTCACCGCACTAACACCGCCACTGAGGCCAAAATCATTTCGATTCGATGTAATGTAAACTTTCATTTTGCGGGATTTGATTATAGTTGATcgtttataaaataaaaaataaacatacgcCATTTGTatttaatacaaatatttaaGTGATCTGCAATGTTGTTCTCAGAATGAAGTTTTTATTTTTGTGTTATaaattgctttcattttcaggtGTTGACCCAAACTGTTGATGTCATAGGCTTACTTTCTTCTAAAGAAAATGTAAAGAAAACAGTTAAAACAGTTTCGATAAATGTGTCAAATAGATGATAAGATGTTAGCTAATACCCACATCACCCCATACCTCAACTCGAAATCCTCTTTTGAAGTCTATTTTCTTCATGACCTTTGAACTTTAGTTGTCAAACGGCCAATTCCAGGAATGCGGCGTAGCAGGTTCAAAACTTCAGGCCTATAATATTTATAGGAGTATAATTCAGAAATTCCAATTGTAGTTATATTGACTGTCGTTTATCTGATTGGAGTTGGAGGACTATGAATATAATAGACGGAGTGAATACGCGTTTAAAGAGATGGAACACTTTAGCAGTTTACCCGCTGAAATTCTATAGCCTCATCCTCAAAATGTATTGAGTTAGGATTTATTAAAATTTCAATTGTTACATCCCAAGGAAATTGTTTATTGTTCTCCCTTTTGAGGAATAGACCTATCACAAAGCTAGTGACCTAGGTGTATACTAGAAGAATAGATAATCAATAAAGATAGTGACCTAGGTGTATACTAGAAGAATAGATAATCAATAAAGATAGTGACCTAGGTGTATACTAGAAGAATAGATAATCAATAAAGATAGTGACCTAGGTGTATAGTGGGATTGTCTGTCTTGAGACAATTGTTGAATTATAAAGGAAGGAAATTGTCATTATTAAATTGAGTCACTAGTATTGTTTAACTATATGTAATTACAGTAATAGTTGTCAGGCTGTAACTGCGTCATTTAATGTCATCTGTTCACCTTCTAAACTCCACAACTTGTTTATGGGTTAAAGTTTTTCTTTGAATTTTACGGTAACATTACATAGATGGTGCGATTATTTCAATTCTGTTTAATTGACATTTTTCAATCCAAACTCAACATCTTTTATTCTATACAAACATGATCGATTTTTCTCAAATACAAATTCACGCAAATTCAACCCAGTATTTGTTTTATATATTGCAGACGAACAATTAAATCAGACCTATTTTGATATCTTCTGACCCAGAAAATGTTGCGGTAGCTCTCTAGTTGAAACCGTTCTGTGAGGACTGTCGTTGGCGAATCAAATGTCTAGCGTGCAACGTGTCCTCCAGGTCCTGACAATAGAACGCCGGAAGACGTTCAGCAAAGTCACGGATAATAATGACTTGTTTTAAAAtccgacaaaccatttctgtttatGAAGGTAACCTAGCCAACACCAGGCCACTTGCCCAAAGCCCTAAAATGACAATATTGCATTATTTCGATATCGAAAAGATATCAAAATACAATGTGAATAGAGTCAAATGCTTGAAGAATATTCAAAGTAAATAACATTGAAAAGCGCTACATATAGATGGCAGTCAATGAAGAGAATGAGAAGTAGCCACGTAGATGGATATGTACAGGAACCATAAGGATGTGACCATACATCACACCACTAAGATGG
The genomic region above belongs to Oncorhynchus mykiss isolate Arlee chromosome 6, USDA_OmykA_1.1, whole genome shotgun sequence and contains:
- the LOC110508816 gene encoding COUP transcription factor 2-like, which translates into the protein MAMVTWRNGEENVARDSQGGISSPVSQGEPLSLSTDLTGHLNPTSSLDIPSTRQTPQGAHSSNTSQSITSQTSTNSMDKQQPQQIECVVCGDKSSGKHYGQFTCEGCKSFFKRSVRRNLGYTCRASRNCPIDQHHRNQCQYCRLKKCVKVGMRREAVQRGRMLPTQPYHGQFSITNGDPLQCHSYLSGYISLLMRAEPYPTSRYSTQCMQSNNLVGIENICELAARMLFSAVEWARNIPFFPDLQITDQVALLRLTWSELFVLNAAQCSMPVHVAPLLAAAGLHAAPMSAERVVSFMDHIRIFQEQVEKLKVLHVDSAEYSCIKAIVLFTSDACGLSDVTHVDDLQEKSQCALEEYIRSQYPNQPNRFGKLLLRLPSLRTVSSSVIEQLFFIRLVGKTPIETLIRDMLLSGSSFNWPYMSMQ